One segment of Nocardioides sp. QY071 DNA contains the following:
- a CDS encoding amino acid ABC transporter ATP-binding protein → MNSPTLANGEPMPAIAVRGLHKYYGNHEVLKGIDFFVDAGQVVCVIGPSGSGKSTLLRCVNRLEEPTSGEILIEGVDICDPETDLDEMRSRIGMVFQQFNLFPHLSVLKNLTLAQRNVRGRSKDQAVQIARQNLEKVGLSDKESAYPAHLSGGQQQRVAIARALSMEPDMMLFDEPTSALDPELVGDVLGVMKELAQEGMTMMVVTHEMGFAREVGDKLVFMDGGVVVEEGLPAEVLSNPQHERTQSFLSKVL, encoded by the coding sequence ATGAACTCCCCCACCCTCGCCAACGGCGAGCCGATGCCGGCGATCGCGGTCCGTGGCCTGCACAAGTACTACGGCAACCACGAGGTGCTCAAGGGCATCGACTTCTTCGTCGACGCCGGCCAGGTCGTCTGCGTGATCGGCCCCTCCGGGTCCGGGAAGTCGACGCTGCTGCGCTGCGTCAACCGGCTCGAGGAGCCCACCTCCGGCGAGATCCTGATCGAGGGTGTCGACATCTGCGACCCCGAGACGGACCTCGACGAGATGCGCTCGCGGATCGGCATGGTCTTCCAGCAGTTCAACCTGTTCCCGCACCTGTCGGTCCTCAAGAACCTGACCCTGGCCCAGCGCAACGTGCGGGGCCGGAGCAAGGACCAGGCGGTCCAGATCGCTCGTCAGAACCTGGAGAAGGTCGGGCTCTCGGACAAGGAGTCGGCCTACCCCGCCCACCTCTCGGGTGGTCAGCAGCAGCGAGTCGCGATCGCCCGGGCGCTGTCGATGGAGCCCGACATGATGCTCTTCGACGAGCCCACCAGCGCCCTCGACCCCGAGCTGGTCGGCGACGTCCTCGGCGTCATGAAGGAGCTCGCGCAGGAGGGCATGACCATGATGGTCGTCACCCACGAGATGGGCTTCGCCCGCGAGGTCGGCGACAAGCTGGTCTTCATGGACGGCGGGGTCGTCGTCGAGGAGGGCCTGCCCGCCGAGGTGCTGTCCAACCCCCAGCACGAGCGGACCCAGTCCTTCCTCTCGAAGGTCCTCTGA
- a CDS encoding ABC transporter ATP-binding protein, whose protein sequence is MKMLLEVDDLQVNYGHIEAIRGISFSVPEGTVTSLVGANGAGKTTTLKTVSGLRKVRGGAVRFQGEDITQLPPYERVKRGISQSPEGRGCFPGMTVSENLDMGAFLRKDRKTAAYREDLDRVFTLFPRLKEREKQAAGSMSGGEQQMLAIGRALMSRPKLLLLDEPSMGLAPKLIQQIFTIITEINEQGTTVLLVEQNAAQALKRSHDAHILETGEIVRSGAGADLAVDPAVKAAYLGGDV, encoded by the coding sequence ATGAAGATGCTTCTTGAGGTTGACGACCTGCAGGTCAACTACGGCCACATCGAGGCCATCCGTGGCATCAGCTTCTCGGTGCCCGAAGGCACGGTCACCTCGCTGGTCGGAGCCAACGGCGCCGGCAAGACGACCACGCTGAAGACGGTCTCGGGGCTGCGAAAGGTGCGCGGTGGTGCGGTCCGGTTCCAGGGCGAGGACATCACCCAGCTCCCGCCGTACGAGCGGGTGAAGCGGGGGATCAGCCAGTCGCCCGAGGGGCGCGGCTGCTTCCCTGGCATGACCGTGAGCGAGAACCTCGACATGGGTGCCTTCCTGCGCAAGGACCGCAAGACCGCGGCCTACCGGGAGGACCTGGACCGGGTCTTCACGCTGTTCCCCCGGTTGAAGGAGCGCGAGAAGCAGGCAGCCGGCAGCATGTCCGGCGGTGAGCAGCAGATGCTGGCGATCGGGCGTGCACTCATGTCCCGGCCCAAGCTGCTGCTGCTCGACGAGCCCTCGATGGGCCTGGCGCCCAAGCTGATCCAGCAGATCTTCACGATCATCACGGAGATCAACGAGCAGGGCACCACGGTTCTGCTCGTGGAGCAGAACGCCGCCCAGGCGCTCAAGCGCTCGCACGACGCCCACATCCTCGAGACCGGCGAGATCGTCCGGTCCGGGGCGGGCGCCGACCTGGCCGTCGACCCGGCGGTCAAGGCCGCCTACCTCGGAGGCGACGTCTGA
- a CDS encoding ABC transporter ATP-binding protein — translation MPEQTTDQTTAMPGERRALLEVDHVTLRFGGLTALDDVSFEIREGEILGLIGPNGAGKTTCFNVMTGVYRPTSGQVRFDGNVLAKMKKHKITRLGLARTFQNIRLFKSMTVLENVMVGTDAHSKVGFFDALLRTPRHRRTEGASRERAKELLHLVGITARHDELAANLSYGDQRRLEIARAMGTGPKLLCLDEPAAGFNPAEKVKLMELIRKVRDEGYTVLLIEHDMRLVMGVTDRIVVLEFGRKIAEGVPAEIRDNPAVIAAYLGVDEDAS, via the coding sequence ATGCCTGAGCAGACGACTGACCAGACGACGGCGATGCCGGGGGAGCGCAGGGCTCTGCTCGAGGTCGACCACGTCACCCTGCGGTTCGGCGGCCTGACAGCGCTCGACGACGTCAGCTTCGAGATCCGCGAGGGCGAGATCCTCGGCCTGATCGGCCCGAACGGCGCCGGCAAGACCACCTGCTTCAACGTGATGACGGGCGTCTACCGGCCGACCTCGGGGCAGGTGCGCTTCGACGGCAATGTGCTGGCGAAGATGAAGAAGCACAAGATCACCCGCCTCGGCCTGGCCCGGACGTTCCAGAACATCCGGCTGTTCAAGTCGATGACAGTGCTCGAGAACGTCATGGTCGGCACCGACGCCCACAGCAAGGTCGGCTTCTTCGACGCGCTGCTGCGCACCCCCCGTCACCGCCGCACCGAGGGCGCCTCGCGGGAGCGGGCCAAGGAGCTGCTTCACCTGGTCGGCATCACCGCCCGGCACGACGAGCTCGCCGCCAACCTGTCGTACGGCGACCAGCGGCGCCTCGAGATCGCCCGGGCGATGGGCACCGGTCCGAAGCTGCTGTGCCTCGACGAGCCGGCGGCCGGCTTCAACCCCGCCGAGAAGGTCAAGCTCATGGAGCTGATCCGCAAGGTGCGCGACGAGGGCTACACCGTGCTGCTGATCGAGCACGACATGCGCCTGGTCATGGGCGTCACCGACCGGATCGTGGTGCTCGAGTTCGGCCGCAAGATCGCGGAGGGCGTCCCTGCCGAGATCCGCGACAACCCGGCGGTCATCGCCGCCTACCTGGGAGTGGATGAAGATGCTTCTTGA